A section of the Brevundimonas sp. AJA228-03 genome encodes:
- a CDS encoding YggT family protein: MGIGGGIAGFIYFIVDQLFFLLWLAIIVSAILSWLFAFDVINYRNRFVGQLANFLDSVVTPVLAPLRRFIPPLGGMDITPIIALLIISGIRTYLLPPFGNALALIFSGGI, from the coding sequence GTGGGCATCGGCGGCGGCATTGCAGGGTTCATCTATTTCATCGTCGATCAGCTGTTTTTCCTGCTCTGGCTCGCCATCATCGTTTCAGCGATCCTGAGCTGGTTGTTCGCCTTCGACGTGATCAACTATCGCAACCGGTTCGTCGGACAGCTGGCCAATTTCCTCGATTCCGTCGTGACGCCGGTGCTGGCACCCCTGCGCCGGTTCATTCCTCCGCTGGGAGGCATGGACATCACACCCATCATCGCCCTGCTCATCATTTCAGGGATCCGAACCTACCTCCTGCCTCCATTCGGCAATGCGCTGGCCCTGATTTTCTCCGGTGGGATATAG
- a CDS encoding rhodanese-related sulfurtransferase has protein sequence MTEHSIHVAALYRFAPVADPDALRAWLETLCGDHVRGTLLVAHEGVNGTIAGPANAVDRVVRGLRARPGFADLEVKYSHASTPPFHRLKVRVKPEIVTLGQPGIDPVLDAGTYVAAEDWNALIADPDTVVIDTRNDYEADVGAFVGAVQPNTRTFRDFPDWFEREGRALLDRPVPPRVAMYCTGGIRCEKATAWLKAQGVADVHHLQGGILRYLETVPESESLWRGECFVFDERVAVGHGLEPGTHSLCRGCRMPVSEAGRASPRFVEGVCCDRCHDSRTEERRTGALERDRQVRLAAERGQAHIGTRRAVPDRPRADR, from the coding sequence ATGACAGAACATTCGATCCACGTGGCTGCCCTCTACCGGTTCGCGCCCGTGGCCGATCCAGATGCCTTGCGTGCCTGGCTCGAGACCCTCTGCGGCGACCACGTGCGCGGTACGCTGCTCGTCGCGCACGAGGGCGTCAACGGAACCATCGCCGGACCGGCGAACGCGGTTGATCGCGTCGTCCGGGGACTGCGCGCAAGGCCGGGGTTTGCCGATCTGGAGGTCAAGTACAGTCACGCTTCGACCCCGCCCTTTCACCGTCTGAAGGTCCGCGTGAAGCCCGAGATCGTGACCCTGGGCCAGCCGGGCATCGACCCCGTGCTGGACGCCGGGACCTATGTCGCTGCGGAGGACTGGAATGCCCTGATCGCCGATCCGGATACGGTCGTGATCGATACCCGCAATGACTATGAGGCCGACGTCGGGGCCTTCGTCGGCGCGGTGCAGCCCAATACGCGCACGTTTCGCGACTTTCCCGACTGGTTCGAGCGCGAGGGTCGCGCCCTGCTGGACCGACCCGTTCCGCCCAGGGTCGCCATGTACTGTACCGGCGGAATCCGCTGCGAGAAGGCAACCGCCTGGCTGAAGGCACAAGGGGTCGCGGACGTGCACCACCTGCAGGGCGGAATCCTGCGCTATCTGGAGACGGTACCCGAAAGCGAAAGCCTGTGGCGCGGCGAGTGCTTCGTCTTCGACGAGCGGGTCGCGGTCGGCCATGGGCTGGAGCCGGGGACGCACAGCCTGTGCCGGGGCTGTCGCATGCCGGTCAGTGAGGCTGGACGGGCATCGCCGAGGTTCGTGGAGGGTGTCTGCTGCGACCGATGTCACGACAGCCGGACCGAGGAACGGCGGACGGGCGCTCTGGAGCGGGACCGCCAGGTCCGCCTCGCCGCAGAACGGGGTCAGGCCCACATCGGCACCAGACGGGCCGTCCCCGACCGGCCGCGTGCCGACCGATAG